A window from Kovacikia minuta CCNUW1 encodes these proteins:
- a CDS encoding FkbM family methyltransferase, with product MKDTFEQLRLNSQKHSNIKPVNLALGSETCEKMIRIRDNSELNTLVDSSNQALTSSEQTETVCLTTLDQFCKEHQVSRINLLKMDVQGYELELLKGADDYLSQHLIDFVYSEVGFDKTSDECQQFDALNDCLVSYGFRLSGFYEVFRWGANKRYFGFCNALFVNCHL from the coding sequence ATCAAAGATACCTTTGAGCAGTTAAGGCTTAACAGTCAAAAGCACAGCAACATTAAGCCAGTTAATCTTGCTTTGGGATCTGAAACCTGCGAGAAAATGATTCGCATTCGAGATAACTCGGAACTTAATACCTTAGTTGATTCTAGTAATCAAGCACTTACGTCATCTGAGCAAACAGAAACTGTTTGCCTCACAACACTCGATCAGTTCTGTAAAGAGCATCAGGTGTCGAGGATTAATCTATTAAAGATGGATGTACAGGGTTACGAGCTAGAACTTCTAAAGGGAGCAGACGATTATCTCAGTCAGCATCTGATCGATTTCGTTTACTCAGAAGTTGGCTTTGATAAGACGAGTGATGAATGCCAGCAGTTTGATGCCTTAAATGATTGCTTAGTGAGTTATGGCTTTCGTTTATCCGGATTTTATGAAGTGTTTCGCTGGGGAGCCAATAAACGATATTTCGGATTCTGTAATGCGCTTTTTGTGAATTGCCATCTGTAA
- a CDS encoding acyltransferase family protein — MQRAYKAIAAPGWLGVHLFFVISGYCIAANVYRLTLRQGNSWTFIQSRFWRIFPTYWAAFLVTIAWHLVTSPFNKTNVWANLPSSWQSWLGNGLLIQPYLSVPFYVVVYWSLVVEIGFYLLVVSLLVIRNHWGQKLALLLGVALGITSVLLPPGFAITPLSYWAEFVCGGLLFSALWANAQNRFYQRNLSLFLIAILGIESLWIKWAYHSNEVWFSALFAIALYLLFPLDTQITSLKSARWLSFLGLISYSLYLLHVPFQGKIINLGTRFIPPESLLVVLLQGCGWGVAIGVSYVFYRRVEKPLNDWRHQQTKMTQSAL; from the coding sequence TTGCAGAGGGCTTACAAGGCGATCGCGGCTCCGGGTTGGTTAGGGGTTCATCTCTTTTTTGTCATTAGTGGCTACTGTATTGCTGCCAATGTTTATCGGCTAACTCTAAGGCAGGGTAATAGTTGGACCTTTATTCAGAGTAGATTTTGGCGAATTTTCCCGACCTATTGGGCTGCCTTTCTGGTCACGATCGCCTGGCACCTGGTAACGTCTCCCTTTAACAAGACCAATGTTTGGGCAAACCTTCCATCGTCTTGGCAGTCCTGGCTGGGTAATGGGTTGTTAATTCAACCCTATCTATCTGTACCGTTTTATGTGGTGGTGTACTGGTCATTAGTGGTCGAGATCGGGTTTTATTTGCTGGTCGTTAGTTTGCTGGTGATTCGAAATCATTGGGGACAAAAGCTGGCACTACTGCTTGGGGTTGCCCTGGGCATTACATCGGTTTTGTTGCCACCCGGTTTTGCAATTACGCCACTTTCCTATTGGGCTGAATTTGTTTGTGGTGGGTTGCTTTTCTCTGCCCTTTGGGCGAATGCTCAAAACCGCTTTTACCAGCGAAATCTGAGTCTGTTTCTCATCGCAATTCTGGGCATCGAGAGTCTGTGGATAAAGTGGGCATATCACTCCAACGAGGTGTGGTTTAGTGCATTGTTTGCGATCGCGTTATATCTTCTGTTTCCATTGGACACTCAAATCACTTCTCTTAAAAGTGCCCGGTGGCTGAGTTTTTTGGGCTTAATCTCCTACTCTCTGTACCTGCTGCATGTTCCATTTCAAGGAAAGATTATCAATCTGGGAACACGATTTATCCCCCCTGAAAGCTTGCTAGTTGTGCTGTTACAGGGGTGTGGTTGGGGTGTGGCGATCGGGGTCAGCTATGTCTTTTACCGTAGGGTTGAAAAGCCTTTAAACGATTGGCGACATCAACAAACCAAAATGACTCAATCTGCATTATGA
- a CDS encoding glycosyltransferase — MKLLLTADPELPVPPKLYGGIERIVDLLIKGLRSRGHTVGLVAHRESTSTADRQFAWAGLHSQNQLDTLRNTATLWSAVQKFQPDLIHSFSRVLYLLPLLHSPLPKIMSYQRRPSHRTTHWGTKLANGTLTFTGCSEHICQIGRGAGGLWYPIHNCVEIDKYTFQPTVATDAPLIFLSRVERIKGAHTAIAAARKTGRRLIIAGNHGTTGEAGRYWREEIEPHLGKHGIEYVGPVDDGQKNALLGKAAAMIVPIEWEEPFGIVFAEALACGTPVISCPRGALPEIVRPGIDGYLVNNLEEVCSAIQNLPQIDRHHCRQRAEMCFSASVIIHQYEQLYTRLIASNAGQVAALGETPSH, encoded by the coding sequence ATGAAACTTTTACTGACTGCCGATCCTGAACTTCCCGTTCCACCCAAACTGTATGGGGGGATTGAACGCATTGTTGATCTGTTGATTAAAGGGCTACGATCGCGGGGGCACACCGTGGGATTGGTTGCCCATCGAGAGTCTACCTCAACAGCCGATCGCCAATTTGCCTGGGCTGGGTTGCACTCTCAGAACCAACTGGATACATTGCGCAATACTGCAACATTGTGGTCAGCCGTACAAAAGTTTCAACCGGATTTAATTCACAGTTTCTCGCGGGTACTCTATTTGCTGCCCCTGCTGCATTCGCCCCTGCCCAAAATCATGTCCTACCAGCGTCGCCCCAGCCACCGTACCACCCATTGGGGTACAAAACTGGCAAATGGGACACTGACGTTTACAGGTTGTAGTGAACACATCTGCCAGATTGGGAGAGGGGCAGGTGGTCTCTGGTACCCGATTCACAACTGTGTCGAAATTGATAAGTATACTTTTCAGCCTACGGTTGCAACGGATGCCCCCCTGATATTTTTGAGCCGGGTTGAGCGGATTAAGGGGGCACATACGGCGATCGCGGCTGCCCGCAAAACGGGACGCCGTTTAATTATTGCCGGTAATCACGGGACTACGGGAGAAGCTGGACGCTACTGGCGGGAAGAAATTGAACCTCATCTGGGAAAGCACGGCATCGAATATGTCGGACCTGTGGATGATGGACAGAAAAACGCATTGTTGGGAAAAGCTGCCGCCATGATCGTGCCGATCGAATGGGAAGAACCGTTTGGGATTGTGTTTGCAGAAGCTTTAGCCTGCGGGACACCCGTAATTTCCTGTCCGCGTGGGGCGTTGCCAGAAATTGTGCGCCCAGGAATTGATGGTTACCTGGTTAATAATCTGGAAGAGGTCTGCTCCGCGATTCAAAACTTACCGCAGATCGATCGCCACCATTGCCGTCAACGGGCTGAAATGTGCTTCTCTGCTTCCGTGATTATCCACCAGTACGAACAACTCTACACTCGTTTAATTGCTTCTAATGCAGGACAGGTCGCTGCTTTAGGCGAAACACCTTCTCATTAA
- a CDS encoding TMEM175 family protein: protein MFKGRVEAFSDGVIAIIITIMVLELKVPHAVDLSALRPLIPVFLSYVLSFLYVGIYWNNHHHLLQMAQQVSGNVLWANLHLLFWLSLIPFVTGWMGENHFAAIPVAFYGGVLLGAAIAYYILSRTLVARHGKDSALAIALGGDFKGRISVVIYAVAIPLALFVNAWLACLLYLLVALMWLIPDRRIERNLQP, encoded by the coding sequence ATGTTTAAAGGGAGAGTAGAGGCATTCAGCGACGGTGTAATTGCGATCATCATCACCATTATGGTGTTGGAACTGAAAGTGCCCCATGCAGTTGACTTAAGCGCACTCCGCCCACTGATTCCGGTATTCCTGAGCTATGTGCTGAGTTTTCTTTACGTTGGCATTTATTGGAACAACCACCATCACCTGTTACAGATGGCGCAACAGGTGAGTGGTAATGTTCTATGGGCTAACTTGCATTTACTGTTCTGGCTGTCGCTGATTCCCTTTGTCACGGGTTGGATGGGCGAAAATCATTTCGCTGCAATCCCCGTTGCCTTTTATGGGGGCGTGTTATTGGGTGCCGCGATCGCTTACTACATTTTGAGCCGCACCCTGGTTGCTCGTCATGGCAAAGATTCAGCCCTCGCGATCGCCCTCGGTGGTGACTTCAAAGGAAGAATATCCGTGGTGATCTATGCTGTTGCAATTCCGCTTGCCTTATTTGTAAACGCATGGCTTGCCTGTCTGCTCTATCTTCTGGTGGCATTGATGTGGCTGATTCCCGATCGGCGAATTGAACGCAATTTGCAGCCGTGA